One Pseudonocardia sediminis DNA window includes the following coding sequences:
- a CDS encoding bifunctional nuclease family protein — protein MSEMRVVGVRVELPANQPILLLRETNGDRYLPIWIGSVEATAIALEQQGVKPARPLTHDLLKDVIGALGRRLEQVRVTDLQEGTFYAELIFDGGVTVSARPSDSIALALRTGVPVHADESVLSEAGLVIPDEQEDEVEKFREFLDSVSPEDFRGAQPG, from the coding sequence ATGAGCGAGATGCGCGTCGTGGGTGTGAGGGTCGAACTTCCCGCCAACCAGCCGATTCTCCTGTTGCGTGAGACCAACGGAGATCGGTATCTGCCCATCTGGATCGGGTCGGTCGAGGCCACCGCGATCGCCCTCGAGCAGCAGGGGGTCAAGCCGGCTCGGCCGCTGACCCACGATCTGCTCAAGGATGTCATCGGCGCGTTGGGCCGCCGTCTCGAACAGGTCCGGGTGACCGACCTGCAGGAGGGCACCTTCTACGCGGAGCTGATCTTCGACGGCGGCGTGACGGTGTCCGCGCGGCCGAGCGACTCGATCGCGCTGGCCCTGCGGACCGGGGTCCCGGTGCATGCCGACGAGAGCGTGCTCTCCGAGGCCGGCCTGGTCATCCCGGACGAGCAGGAGGACGAGGTCGAGAAGTTCCGCGAGTTCCTCGACTCCGTCTCCCCGGAGGACTTCCGCGGGGCCCAGCCGGGCTGA
- the garA gene encoding glycogen accumulation regulator GarA, translating into MTTNDGPAVPPERAPETTSVFRADFLSEAEAPAQEQPVSGVDGLPPGSALLVVRRGPNAGSRFLLDIPTTSAGRHPDSDIFLDDVTVSRRHAEFRRDAGEFVVVDVGSLNGTYVNREPVDTAVLANGDEVQIGKFRLVFLTGPRETA; encoded by the coding sequence GTGACCACGAACGACGGACCCGCTGTTCCACCGGAGCGCGCACCGGAGACCACGTCGGTCTTCCGTGCCGACTTCCTCTCCGAGGCCGAGGCTCCGGCCCAGGAGCAGCCGGTCTCCGGCGTGGACGGCCTGCCGCCCGGCTCCGCGTTGCTCGTGGTCCGCCGCGGGCCGAACGCCGGCTCCCGGTTCCTGCTCGACATCCCCACCACGAGCGCGGGCCGGCACCCGGACAGCGACATCTTCCTCGACGACGTGACGGTCTCGCGCCGGCACGCCGAGTTCCGCCGCGACGCCGGCGAGTTCGTCGTCGTCGACGTCGGCAGCCTGAACGGCACCTACGTCAACCGGGAGCCGGTGGACACCGCCGTCCTGGCCAACGGTGACGAGGTCCAGATCGGCAAGTTCCGCCTGGTCTTCCTGACCGGGCCGCGCGAGACCGCCTGA
- a CDS encoding OsmC family protein: protein MDTITLKGVQGPLKQQYRDDPESAVVTLKADGELDGSGVACKVSTGQAMAEAGLHPATGGDGTQLCSGDMLLEALVACAGVTMRAVATSMEMNVSGTVKAEGDLDFRGTLGVAKDAPVGFRDIRLHFDVVTDAGEDQVASLIKLTERYCVVLQTIKGSATTEVSVATSS from the coding sequence ATGGACACGATCACCCTCAAGGGCGTGCAGGGCCCGCTCAAACAGCAGTACCGCGACGACCCGGAGTCGGCGGTCGTCACCCTCAAGGCCGACGGCGAGCTCGACGGCTCCGGCGTGGCGTGCAAGGTCTCCACCGGCCAGGCGATGGCCGAGGCCGGTCTGCACCCGGCCACCGGCGGGGACGGCACCCAGCTCTGTTCCGGCGACATGCTTCTCGAGGCGCTCGTCGCGTGCGCCGGCGTCACCATGCGCGCCGTCGCGACGTCGATGGAGATGAACGTGTCGGGCACCGTGAAGGCCGAGGGCGACCTCGACTTCCGCGGCACGCTCGGCGTGGCGAAGGACGCGCCGGTCGGGTTCCGCGACATCCGCCTGCACTTCGACGTCGTCACCGACGCCGGCGAGGACCAGGTCGCCAGCCTGATCAAGCTGACCGAGCGCTACTGCGTCGTCCTGCAGACGATCAAGGGCAGCGCCACCACAGAGGTCAGCGTCGCCACCTCGTCCTGA
- a CDS encoding ATP-binding protein — translation MRVNEAAAPRFAHGLVSHDGPADFVGRVAPLAEAALSRGDQVTLAVSPASEELLRDRLGGERVSTLTALAPAARGSGQTVAAWRARELRALCSAGRDVFVVTEHDAALDGPDGSYWTELEAALNISLGGLPVTQVCGYPQIPLHQVVADAALVNHPLLLRAGELMHNPEHRSPAQVMANLPVAPPELLGPPDVFLRYNTFELARVRDAVEDAVRGSELERTRGEDLVLAVNEIATNAVEHGSSQAELFLWAGPDELVCELHDEGRLEQPLIGLAPPHPSQARGRGTWIARQLCDALHVWRDSGGTHVRLLARA, via the coding sequence ATGCGGGTCAACGAGGCAGCGGCGCCACGGTTCGCGCACGGGCTGGTGTCGCACGACGGCCCGGCGGACTTCGTCGGGAGGGTCGCCCCGCTGGCCGAGGCGGCTCTGTCCCGTGGCGACCAGGTCACCCTGGCCGTCTCCCCCGCCTCCGAGGAGCTGTTGCGTGACAGGCTCGGCGGCGAACGCGTCTCCACGCTGACGGCGCTGGCCCCGGCCGCCCGCGGGTCCGGGCAGACGGTGGCCGCCTGGCGTGCCCGCGAGCTGCGCGCGCTGTGCTCGGCCGGGCGCGACGTGTTCGTCGTGACCGAGCACGACGCGGCGCTCGACGGCCCGGACGGCAGCTACTGGACCGAGCTCGAGGCCGCGCTCAACATCTCCCTCGGCGGGCTGCCCGTCACCCAGGTGTGTGGTTACCCGCAGATCCCGCTGCACCAGGTCGTGGCCGATGCGGCGCTGGTCAACCATCCGCTGCTGCTGCGCGCCGGCGAGCTGATGCACAACCCCGAGCACCGCAGTCCGGCCCAGGTGATGGCGAACCTGCCGGTGGCCCCGCCGGAGCTGCTCGGCCCGCCGGACGTCTTCCTCCGCTACAACACCTTCGAGCTGGCCCGGGTGCGCGACGCCGTGGAGGACGCGGTCCGGGGCTCCGAGCTCGAGCGCACCCGCGGCGAGGACCTGGTGCTCGCGGTCAACGAGATCGCGACCAACGCCGTCGAGCACGGGTCCAGCCAGGCCGAGCTGTTCCTGTGGGCCGGTCCGGACGAGCTGGTGTGCGAGCTGCACGACGAGGGTCGTCTGGAGCAGCCGCTGATCGGCCTGGCGCCGCCGCACCCGTCGCAGGCCCGCGGGCGGGGCACGTGGATCGCCCGCCAGTTGTGCGACGCGCTCCACGTCTGGCGAGACAGTGGCGGAACCCACGTGCGACTTCTGGCCCGCGCCTGA
- the gcvP gene encoding aminomethyl-transferring glycine dehydrogenase encodes MTPQQDPRPSPSLAELERGVPFADRHVGPRPDGLATMLGALGLSSLDELAHAALPDAIRDDEPVATSLPEPVSETDMLTELRGIAARNTLTVPMIGLGYSGTRTPSVIRRNVLENPAWYTAYTPYQPEISQGRLEALLAFQTTVSDLTGLPVAGASLLDEATAAAEAMTLLRRAGKSTSPRFVVDADTLPQTIEVLRTRAEPLGIELEVTDLSGGLPEGEMFGLLVSYPGASGRVADPSSLIADAHGRGALVAVAADLLALTLLTPPGELGADAAVGTTQRFGVPLGFGGPHAAYLSVGERHARQLPGRLVGMSRDADGNPALRLALQTREQHIRREKATSNICTAQVLLAVVAACYAVYHGPEGLAAIARRTHRMAAVLAAGLRSGGVEIVHDRFFDTVVARVPGRADAVVAAAHDAGIALRPISSDEVGISTSEITTTAHLRTVWSAFGVDVADVDALDAATADALPPELGRTSEYLTHPTFHDHRSETSLMRWLRRLADADLALDRTMIPLGSCTMKLNAAAEMEPITWPEFANLHPFAPEADTAGSREMISQLEGWLADLTGYHAVSLQPNAGSQGELAGLLAIAAYHRANGDTGRDVCLIPASAHGTNAASAVMAGLRVVVVGTDPRGNVDLDDLRAQISEHGERLAALMITYPSTHGVYEATVREVCGAVHDAGGQVYVDGANLNALVGVARPGAFGGDVSHLNLHKTFCIPHGGGGPGVGPVAVAEHLAPFLPGRTPVAEGGVGAVSAARYGSPGVLPISWAYVRMMGVEGMRRATLTAVAAANYVARRLGDHYPVLYSGVDGSVAHECILDLRRITKDTGVTIDDVAKRLTDYGLHAPTMSFPVAGTLMVEPTESEDIVEIDRFVDAMIGIKGEIDRVAAGEWPVEDNPLRGAPHTVACLVDKWDHPYPRELAAYPTDGTPGVHDRKVWPPVRRIDGAHGDRNLVCSCPPVEAYGG; translated from the coding sequence ATGACCCCGCAGCAGGATCCCCGCCCGTCCCCCTCCCTCGCCGAGCTCGAGCGTGGGGTGCCCTTCGCCGACCGGCACGTCGGACCCCGTCCCGACGGGCTCGCGACCATGCTCGGCGCCCTCGGGCTGTCCTCGCTCGACGAGCTCGCGCACGCGGCACTGCCGGACGCGATCCGCGACGACGAGCCGGTCGCCACGTCGCTGCCGGAGCCGGTGAGCGAGACCGACATGCTCACCGAGCTGCGCGGGATCGCCGCCCGCAACACCCTGACCGTCCCGATGATCGGGCTGGGCTACAGCGGCACCCGCACCCCGTCGGTGATCCGGCGCAACGTCCTGGAGAACCCCGCCTGGTACACGGCCTACACGCCGTACCAGCCGGAGATCAGCCAGGGACGCCTGGAGGCGCTGCTCGCGTTCCAGACCACCGTGTCGGACCTGACCGGCCTGCCGGTCGCCGGCGCGTCCCTGCTGGACGAGGCGACGGCCGCGGCCGAGGCGATGACGCTGCTGCGCCGGGCCGGGAAGTCGACGAGCCCCCGGTTCGTCGTCGACGCCGACACGCTGCCGCAGACGATCGAGGTGCTGCGCACCCGCGCCGAGCCGCTGGGCATCGAGCTCGAGGTCACCGACCTGAGCGGTGGGCTGCCCGAGGGGGAGATGTTCGGGCTGCTCGTCAGCTACCCGGGCGCGTCCGGGCGGGTCGCGGACCCGTCGTCGCTGATCGCCGACGCCCACGGGCGTGGCGCGCTCGTCGCCGTCGCGGCCGACCTGCTGGCGCTGACCCTGCTCACCCCGCCCGGTGAGCTCGGCGCGGACGCCGCCGTCGGAACCACCCAGCGTTTCGGGGTGCCGCTCGGCTTCGGCGGCCCGCACGCCGCCTACCTCTCGGTCGGCGAGCGCCACGCCCGCCAGCTCCCCGGGCGCCTGGTCGGGATGTCGCGCGACGCCGACGGCAACCCGGCGCTGCGGCTGGCCCTGCAGACCCGTGAGCAGCACATCCGCCGGGAGAAGGCGACGTCGAACATCTGCACCGCGCAGGTGCTGCTCGCCGTCGTCGCCGCCTGCTACGCCGTGTACCACGGTCCCGAGGGCCTGGCCGCGATCGCGCGCCGCACCCACCGGATGGCCGCCGTCCTGGCCGCGGGCCTGCGCTCCGGTGGCGTGGAGATCGTCCACGACCGCTTCTTCGACACCGTCGTCGCCCGGGTGCCCGGCCGGGCCGACGCCGTCGTCGCCGCCGCGCACGACGCGGGGATCGCGCTGCGCCCCATCTCCTCCGACGAGGTCGGGATCTCCACCTCGGAGATCACCACGACGGCGCACCTGCGGACCGTGTGGTCGGCCTTCGGGGTCGACGTGGCCGACGTGGACGCCCTCGACGCCGCCACCGCGGACGCGCTGCCGCCCGAGCTGGGCCGGACGTCGGAGTACCTGACGCACCCGACGTTTCACGACCACCGTTCCGAGACCTCGCTGATGCGCTGGCTGCGCCGCCTCGCCGACGCCGACCTGGCGCTGGACCGCACGATGATCCCGCTGGGCTCGTGCACGATGAAGCTCAACGCGGCCGCGGAGATGGAGCCGATCACCTGGCCCGAGTTCGCGAACCTGCACCCGTTCGCACCCGAGGCCGACACCGCCGGGTCCCGGGAGATGATCTCCCAGCTCGAGGGCTGGCTCGCCGACCTGACCGGGTACCACGCGGTGTCGTTGCAGCCCAACGCCGGCAGCCAGGGTGAGCTGGCCGGGCTGCTGGCGATCGCGGCGTACCACCGCGCCAACGGCGACACCGGCCGCGACGTCTGCCTGATCCCGGCCAGCGCGCACGGCACCAACGCCGCGTCGGCGGTCATGGCCGGGCTGCGCGTCGTCGTCGTGGGCACCGACCCGCGCGGCAACGTCGACCTCGACGACCTGCGCGCCCAGATCTCCGAGCACGGCGAGCGCCTGGCCGCGCTGATGATCACCTACCCGTCGACGCACGGGGTGTACGAGGCGACCGTGCGCGAGGTCTGCGGCGCCGTGCACGACGCCGGCGGCCAGGTCTACGTCGACGGCGCGAACCTGAACGCGCTGGTCGGGGTGGCCCGTCCGGGTGCGTTCGGCGGCGACGTCAGCCACCTGAACCTGCACAAGACGTTCTGCATCCCGCACGGCGGCGGCGGTCCCGGCGTCGGTCCGGTCGCGGTGGCCGAGCACCTGGCGCCGTTCCTGCCCGGGCGCACCCCGGTGGCCGAGGGCGGCGTCGGGGCGGTGTCCGCGGCGCGCTACGGCAGCCCGGGCGTCCTGCCGATCTCGTGGGCCTACGTCCGGATGATGGGCGTCGAGGGGATGCGCCGGGCCACGCTGACGGCGGTGGCGGCGGCGAACTACGTCGCGCGCCGGCTCGGCGACCACTACCCGGTGCTCTACTCCGGCGTCGACGGGTCGGTCGCCCACGAGTGCATCCTCGATCTGCGCAGGATCACCAAGGACACCGGCGTCACGATCGACGACGTGGCCAAGCGCCTGACCGACTACGGCCTGCACGCACCGACGATGTCGTTCCCGGTGGCCGGGACGCTGATGGTGGAGCCGACCGAGTCCGAGGACATCGTCGAGATCGACCGGTTCGTCGACGCGATGATCGGCATCAAGGGCGAGATCGACCGCGTCGCGGCGGGGGAGTGGCCGGTGGAGGACAACCCGCTGCGCGGCGCCCCGCACACCGTCGCCTGCCTGGTCGACAAGTGGGACCACCCGTACCCGCGCGAGCTCGCCGCCTACCCGACCGACGGGACACCCGGGGTGCACGACCGCAAGGTCTGGCCGCCGGTGCGCCGGATCGACGGGGCGCACGGCGACCGCAACCTGGTCTGCTCCTGCCCGCCGGTGGAGGCCTACGGCGGCTGA
- a CDS encoding CDP-alcohol phosphatidyltransferase family protein gives MSRVAGLPELPPGQRDRVLTVPNALSVLRLAGVPLFLWLMLGPEADAWAVVVLAVGGATDWLDGKLARVLGQYSRLGALLDPAVDRLYILAALVGLALRDIVPWWLVLALVARDLILAGCVLVLRSRGYGPFVVTYLGKAATFVLLYAFPLLLLGDGPSQAEFVVRVIAYGFAGWGVALYLWTGLLYLAQFVLALRAPLPRPGGPAGGTRTGGPRE, from the coding sequence CTGTCGCGGGTGGCGGGTCTGCCCGAGCTCCCGCCCGGGCAGCGCGACCGGGTGCTCACGGTGCCGAACGCTCTGAGCGTGCTGCGCCTGGCCGGGGTACCGCTGTTCCTGTGGCTGATGCTCGGTCCGGAGGCCGACGCCTGGGCGGTCGTGGTGCTGGCCGTCGGCGGGGCCACCGACTGGCTCGACGGCAAGCTCGCCCGTGTCCTGGGGCAGTACAGCCGTCTCGGTGCCCTGCTGGACCCGGCCGTCGACCGCCTCTACATCCTGGCCGCGCTGGTCGGGCTGGCTCTGCGCGACATCGTCCCGTGGTGGCTGGTGCTCGCCCTGGTCGCGCGCGACCTGATCCTCGCCGGGTGCGTGCTGGTGCTGCGCTCGCGGGGCTACGGCCCGTTCGTCGTGACCTACCTGGGCAAGGCGGCGACGTTCGTCCTGCTCTACGCCTTCCCGCTGCTGCTGCTCGGCGACGGACCGTCGCAGGCGGAGTTCGTGGTGCGGGTGATCGCCTACGGCTTCGCCGGGTGGGGGGTGGCCCTCTACCTCTGGACCGGTCTGCTCTACCTGGCCCAGTTCGTGCTGGCGCTGCGGGCGCCGCTGCCTCGGCCGGGTGGTCCCGCCGGAGGCACACGCACCGGTGGGCCGCGCGAGTGA
- the gcvH gene encoding glycine cleavage system protein GcvH codes for MSSEIPADLIYSEAHEWVRTTEDGVVRIGITDHAQGQLGDVVFVQLPDVGDTVAAGAAMGEVESTKSVSDIYAPIGGEVAAVNDKLDDSPELVNSSPYGDGWIVELKLADGAAAALDDLLDADAYRQLTDGS; via the coding sequence GTGAGTTCGGAGATTCCGGCGGATCTGATCTACAGCGAGGCCCACGAGTGGGTCCGCACCACCGAGGACGGCGTGGTCAGGATCGGTATCACCGATCATGCCCAGGGCCAGCTGGGGGACGTCGTGTTCGTCCAGCTGCCCGACGTCGGCGACACCGTCGCGGCGGGCGCCGCGATGGGCGAGGTGGAGTCCACCAAGTCCGTCTCGGACATCTACGCCCCGATCGGGGGTGAGGTCGCCGCGGTGAACGACAAGCTGGACGACAGTCCGGAGCTGGTGAACTCCAGCCCGTACGGCGACGGCTGGATCGTCGAGCTGAAGCTCGCCGACGGTGCCGCCGCAGCCCTGGACGACCTGCTCGACGCCGACGCCTACCGCCAGCTGACCGACGGTTCCTGA
- a CDS encoding MerR family transcriptional regulator: MDATPPEGPGQGELFPDPLVGEGFDGVSDQLVGFRGPTACQVVGITYRQLDYWARTGLVMPSIRGAAGSGSQRLYSFKDVLVLKIVKRLLDAGVSLQNIRVAVEHLRRRGIRDLAGITLFSDGTTVYECTSPEEVVDLLQGGQGVFGIAVSGAMREITGLIKDFPAERADGGTVDDSPEDELARRRARRAIS; this comes from the coding sequence GTGGACGCCACTCCACCCGAGGGGCCGGGACAGGGCGAACTGTTTCCGGACCCGCTCGTCGGTGAGGGCTTCGACGGCGTCTCCGACCAGCTGGTCGGGTTCCGCGGGCCGACCGCCTGCCAGGTCGTCGGGATCACCTACCGCCAGCTCGACTACTGGGCCCGCACCGGGCTGGTGATGCCGTCCATCCGTGGCGCCGCCGGGTCCGGCAGCCAGCGGTTGTACTCGTTCAAGGACGTCCTCGTCCTGAAGATCGTCAAGCGTCTGCTCGACGCCGGGGTCTCGCTGCAGAACATCCGGGTCGCGGTGGAGCACCTGCGGCGCAGGGGGATCCGGGACCTCGCCGGCATCACGCTGTTCTCCGACGGCACCACGGTCTACGAGTGCACCTCCCCGGAGGAGGTCGTGGACCTGCTGCAGGGCGGTCAGGGCGTCTTCGGGATCGCCGTCTCCGGCGCGATGCGCGAGATCACCGGTCTGATCAAGGACTTCCCGGCCGAGCGCGCCGACGGTGGCACCGTCGACGACTCCCCGGAGGACGAGCTGGCCCGTCGCCGGGCCCGCCGCGCCATCTCCTGA
- a CDS encoding AfsR/SARP family transcriptional regulator: MSDDHRRSRPDLCVPTVRLLGSFALHVDTDTIPLPVDSRRLVAYLAVHRRPQPTAALAADLWPGVNPSAAARLLDEAVAAVDVPGLLTGDDQGRLALCDDVAVDLSDAMLLIRALSGIRVEHRPDLELLESDILPSWTASWIAVERERFRQLRLSAMESLSAGLTAADQHDDAIAVARRVVAAAPSRERSRRVLVEAMLAGGDVSGAMAEYTEFQELLRSSIGATTDSELDRLLAPLDSGWPLGPGLHRPVQRWSVGMPGVRGSRPAGRRLAAGSPASGR, encoded by the coding sequence ATGTCCGACGATCACCGTCGATCCCGCCCAGATCTCTGCGTACCGACCGTCCGTCTGCTGGGCTCCTTCGCCCTGCACGTCGACACCGACACCATCCCTCTTCCGGTGGACTCCCGCCGGCTCGTGGCCTACCTTGCGGTGCACCGCCGCCCGCAGCCGACGGCCGCGCTGGCCGCCGACCTGTGGCCCGGTGTGAACCCCTCCGCCGCCGCCCGCCTGCTCGACGAGGCCGTCGCGGCCGTCGACGTGCCGGGCCTGCTCACCGGTGACGACCAGGGCCGCTTGGCGCTCTGCGACGACGTCGCGGTGGACCTCTCCGACGCGATGCTGCTGATCCGGGCGCTGTCCGGGATCCGCGTCGAGCACCGCCCGGACCTGGAGCTGCTCGAGTCCGACATCCTGCCGTCCTGGACGGCGTCCTGGATCGCCGTCGAGCGCGAGCGCTTCCGTCAGCTGCGGCTCTCGGCGATGGAGAGCCTGTCGGCCGGTCTGACCGCCGCCGACCAGCACGACGACGCCATCGCGGTCGCCCGCCGCGTCGTGGCCGCCGCGCCGAGCCGGGAGCGGTCCCGCCGGGTGCTGGTCGAAGCCATGCTCGCCGGCGGCGACGTCTCCGGCGCCATGGCCGAGTACACCGAGTTCCAGGAGCTGCTGCGCTCGAGCATCGGCGCCACCACCGACTCCGAGCTGGACCGCCTGCTCGCGCCGCTGGACTCCGGCTGGCCGCTCGGCCCGGGCCTGCACCGGCCCGTCCAGCGCTGGTCGGTCGGTATGCCGGGTGTCCGCGGCAGCCGTCCCGCCGGACGCCGTCTCGCCGCCGGGAGTCCCGCCTCCGGGCGCTGA
- a CDS encoding MEDS domain-containing protein, producing MCAVPDSDEHLSELSARFVAGGLRRNEKVFFYDDAGAADAMLRRLGEDGAPVEEPLRTGQIEILPEEYTRAAFRTPIGALSEAVAGTVWSAVDEGYAGARLTGQMHSSVEPGTSATLPEFDGALDNVLGRTPLTALCTYDHVHYTDEQIEIMRALHRDHLALTGAYDDGLMRIVRIDATSARLAGEIDHSNRPKIASLLQSSLDTALRSADASTDIELDMASVRFIDVASAVSFVHAAEMFPASHSLVLNRVRPRVQRILDRCGAPFAPQLRFDDRPPMEVP from the coding sequence GTGTGCGCGGTCCCGGACAGTGACGAGCACCTCAGCGAACTGTCCGCGCGCTTCGTCGCCGGCGGCCTGCGCCGCAACGAGAAGGTCTTCTTCTACGACGACGCCGGTGCCGCCGACGCGATGCTGCGCCGCCTCGGCGAGGACGGTGCCCCCGTCGAGGAGCCGCTGCGCACCGGGCAGATCGAGATCCTGCCGGAGGAGTACACCCGGGCCGCGTTCCGGACCCCGATCGGTGCGCTGTCCGAGGCCGTCGCCGGCACCGTCTGGTCGGCCGTCGACGAGGGGTACGCCGGCGCCCGGCTGACCGGGCAGATGCACTCCTCCGTCGAGCCCGGCACGTCGGCCACGCTGCCGGAGTTCGACGGCGCGCTCGACAACGTGCTCGGCCGCACCCCGCTGACGGCCCTGTGCACCTACGACCACGTGCACTACACCGACGAGCAGATCGAGATCATGCGGGCGCTGCACCGCGACCACCTCGCGCTCACCGGTGCCTACGACGACGGCCTGATGCGGATCGTGCGGATCGACGCCACCAGCGCGCGGCTGGCCGGGGAGATCGACCACAGCAACCGGCCCAAGATCGCGTCGCTGCTGCAGTCCTCGCTGGACACCGCACTCCGGTCGGCGGACGCGTCCACCGACATCGAGCTGGACATGGCCTCGGTCCGGTTCATCGACGTCGCCTCCGCGGTGAGCTTCGTGCACGCCGCCGAGATGTTCCCGGCGAGCCACAGCCTGGTGCTCAACCGGGTCCGGCCCCGCGTGCAGCGGATCCTCGACCGGTGCGGTGCACCGTTCGCGCCGCAGCTGCGGTTCGACGACCGCCCGCCGATGGAGGTCCCGTGA
- a CDS encoding enoyl-CoA hydratase/isomerase family protein, with protein MSPTDGPVVRDGRVLRAQISKGRHGTLDGDVLAELREQLTKLAGQDPADPDGVGAVLLVGEGENFCTGGDVRAFAGAEDRYAYVHDLADTFHAFLEPLVNSPVPSVAAVRGWAAGAGMSIVCATDIAVAGRSTKVRPAYPGIGFSPDGGMTWTLPRLVGAARARRILLTDEVLDAETALEYGVVSTVVDDDEVLAEAERTAHRLAAGPTAALGRIRGLLTRTWDVGLVEQFAAEADGIATSAAGPEGAEGLAAFGDKRPPRFH; from the coding sequence GTGAGCCCCACGGACGGCCCGGTCGTGCGGGACGGCCGGGTGCTGCGGGCGCAGATCTCGAAGGGCCGTCACGGGACCCTGGACGGCGACGTCCTCGCCGAGCTGCGCGAGCAGCTGACGAAGCTGGCCGGGCAGGACCCGGCCGACCCGGACGGCGTCGGCGCGGTGCTGCTGGTGGGCGAGGGCGAGAACTTCTGCACCGGCGGTGACGTGCGCGCCTTCGCCGGCGCCGAGGACCGCTACGCCTACGTGCACGATCTCGCCGACACGTTCCACGCGTTCCTGGAGCCGCTGGTGAACTCGCCGGTCCCGTCCGTCGCGGCGGTGCGGGGCTGGGCGGCGGGTGCCGGGATGAGCATCGTCTGCGCGACCGACATCGCCGTCGCCGGCCGGTCGACGAAGGTCCGTCCCGCGTATCCGGGGATCGGCTTCTCCCCGGACGGCGGTATGACCTGGACGCTCCCGCGGCTGGTCGGGGCGGCGCGGGCGCGCCGGATCCTGCTCACCGACGAGGTGCTCGACGCGGAGACGGCGCTGGAGTACGGCGTGGTCTCCACCGTCGTCGACGACGACGAGGTGCTGGCCGAGGCGGAGCGCACCGCGCACCGTCTCGCGGCGGGCCCCACGGCCGCTCTCGGGCGGATCCGGGGCCTGCTGACCCGCACCTGGGACGTCGGGCTGGTCGAGCAGTTCGCCGCCGAGGCGGACGGGATCGCCACCAGCGCCGCCGGGCCGGAGGGCGCCGAGGGTCTCGCGGCCTTCGGGGATAAGCGGCCCCCGCGGTTCCACTAG
- a CDS encoding YiaA/YiaB family inner membrane protein produces the protein MSNTSSSAPTPATTAAFHLQAALSFAVALAAVAIGLLYLPADPWVRAFLGIAVLYVTTSAFTLAKCVRDKQESLTVVSRVDQARMDKLLAEHDPFRNVA, from the coding sequence ATGTCGAACACCAGCAGCTCCGCCCCGACGCCTGCCACCACCGCGGCGTTCCACCTGCAGGCCGCCCTGTCGTTCGCCGTGGCGCTCGCCGCGGTCGCGATCGGCCTGCTCTACCTGCCGGCCGACCCGTGGGTCCGCGCGTTCCTCGGGATCGCCGTCCTCTACGTGACGACCTCGGCGTTCACGCTCGCGAAGTGCGTGCGGGACAAGCAGGAGAGCCTGACCGTCGTCAGCCGCGTCGACCAGGCGCGCATGGACAAGCTCCTGGCCGAGCACGACCCGTTCCGGAACGTGGCCTGA